The Pleuronectes platessa chromosome 11, fPlePla1.1, whole genome shotgun sequence genome includes a window with the following:
- the gabrb1 gene encoding gamma-aminobutyric acid receptor subunit beta-1 isoform X2 — protein MSFVKATVDKLLKGYDIRLRPDFGGAPVDVGMSIDIASIDMVSEVNMDYTITMYFQQSWRDKRLSYTGIPLNLTLDNRVADQLWVPDTYFINDKKSFVHGVTVKNRMIRLHPDGTVLYGLRITTTAACMMDLRRYPLDEQNCTLEIESYGYTTDDIEFYWQGGTTAGSVTGVENIELPQFSIIDYQTLSKKAVFATGSYPRLSLSFKLKRNIGYFILQTYMPSTLITILSWVSFWINYDASAARVALGITTVLTMTTINTHLRETLPKIPYVKAIDIFLMGCFVFVFLALLEYAFVNYIFFGRGPHLQKKVAEKAAKTNNENRSRMESNKVQVGRIYCAVIIPRHDRIHLNKMLHVIRETAFLCVCVYLDIVYKTNLVKYGNFPQVDAHGNILLTNLTSEMSGADMMGAFHDPRATMFSYDSASIQYRKPMTSRDLYGRPAIDRPIGHKKGRLRRRASQLKVKIPDLTDVNAIDKWSRVVFPIAFTFFNLVYWLYYVQ, from the exons GACTATACCATCACCATGTACTTCCAGCAGTCCTGGAGAGACAAGCGTCTGTCCTACACAGGCATCCCTCTTAACCTCACCCTGGACAACCGAGTGGCAGACCAGCTGTGGGTCCCTGACACCTACTTCATTAATGACAAGAAGTCCTTTGTCCATGGGGTGACAGTGAAGAACCGAATGATCCGACTGCACCCGGATGGAACTGTGCTCTACGGTCTCAG AATCACCACGACAGCTGCCTGCATGATGGACCTGCGCAGATACCCACTGGATGAGCAGAACTGCACTTTGGAGATAGAGAGCT ACGGATACACCACTGACGACATCGAGTTCTACTGGCAGGGCGGAACCACCGCAGGCTCTGTGACTGGGGTGGAGAACATTGAACTACCCCAGTTCTCCATCATAGACTACCAGACCCTCTCCAAGAAGGCTGTGTTTGCCACAG GCTCCTATCCACGTCTGTCCCTGAGTTTTAAGCTGAAGAGGAACATTGGCTATTTCATCCTCCAAACCTACATGCCTTCCACCCTGATCACCATCCTGTCCTGGGTCTCCTTCTGGATCAATTATGATGCCTCGGCTGCCAGAGTGGCCCTGG GTATAACCACGGTGCTGACCATGACCACTATCAATACCCATCTAAGGGAGACGCTGCCGAAGATCCCTTATGTCAAGGCCATTGACATTTTTCTCATGGGctgctttgtctttgtctttctggCATTGCTGGAGTATGCCTTTGTCAACTACATCTTCTTTGGCCGTGGTCCTCACTTGCAGAAGAAGGTAGCAGAAAAGGCTGCCAAAACCAACAATGAGAATAGGAGCAGAATGGAGAGCAACAAAGTGCAGGTGGGGAGAATATATTGTGCAgttatcat TCCAAGACATGATAGAATTCACCTAAATAAAATGCTGCATGTAATTAGGGAGAcggcttttttgtgtgtgtgtgtgtatttggataTTGTTTACAAAACTAATTTAGTAAAGTATGGCAACTTCCCTCAGGTTGATGCTCATGGCAACATCCTCCTGACCAACCTAACCAGTGAGATGAGTGGAGCAGATATGATGGGAGCTTTCCACGACCCTCGGGCTACCATGTTCTCTTACGACAGTGCCAGCATACAGTACCGTAAGCCCATGACCAGCCGAGACCTGTACGGACGACCGGCCATTGATCGGCCAATAGGCCATAAGAAGGGCCGCTTGAGGAGAAGGGCCTCACAGCTCAAAGTCAAGATCCCTGACCTAACGGATGTCAATGCCATAGACAAGTGGTCCCGTGTTGTCTTCCCAATCGCATTCACCTTCTTCAACCTGGTCTACTGGCTTTACTATGTCCAGTAG
- the gabrb1 gene encoding gamma-aminobutyric acid receptor subunit beta-1 isoform X3, producing the protein MSFVKATVDKLLKGYDIRLRPDFGGAPVDVGMSIDIASIDMVSEVNMDYTITMYFQQSWRDKRLSYTGIPLNLTLDNRVADQLWVPDTYFINDKKSFVHGVTVKNRMIRLHPDGTVLYGLRITTTAACMMDLRRYPLDEQNCTLEIESYGYTTDDIEFYWQGGTTAGSVTGVENIELPQFSIIDYQTLSKKAVFATGSYPRLSLSFKLKRNIGYFILQTYMPSTLITILSWVSFWINYDASAARVALGITTVLTMTTINTHLRETLPKIPYVKAIDIFLMGCFVFVFLALLEYAFVNYIFFGRGPHLQKKVAEKAAKTNNENRSRMESNKVQVGRIYCAGNCKTNLVKYGNFPQVDAHGNILLTNLTSEMSGADMMGAFHDPRATMFSYDSASIQYRKPMTSRDLYGRPAIDRPIGHKKGRLRRRASQLKVKIPDLTDVNAIDKWSRVVFPIAFTFFNLVYWLYYVQ; encoded by the exons GACTATACCATCACCATGTACTTCCAGCAGTCCTGGAGAGACAAGCGTCTGTCCTACACAGGCATCCCTCTTAACCTCACCCTGGACAACCGAGTGGCAGACCAGCTGTGGGTCCCTGACACCTACTTCATTAATGACAAGAAGTCCTTTGTCCATGGGGTGACAGTGAAGAACCGAATGATCCGACTGCACCCGGATGGAACTGTGCTCTACGGTCTCAG AATCACCACGACAGCTGCCTGCATGATGGACCTGCGCAGATACCCACTGGATGAGCAGAACTGCACTTTGGAGATAGAGAGCT ACGGATACACCACTGACGACATCGAGTTCTACTGGCAGGGCGGAACCACCGCAGGCTCTGTGACTGGGGTGGAGAACATTGAACTACCCCAGTTCTCCATCATAGACTACCAGACCCTCTCCAAGAAGGCTGTGTTTGCCACAG GCTCCTATCCACGTCTGTCCCTGAGTTTTAAGCTGAAGAGGAACATTGGCTATTTCATCCTCCAAACCTACATGCCTTCCACCCTGATCACCATCCTGTCCTGGGTCTCCTTCTGGATCAATTATGATGCCTCGGCTGCCAGAGTGGCCCTGG GTATAACCACGGTGCTGACCATGACCACTATCAATACCCATCTAAGGGAGACGCTGCCGAAGATCCCTTATGTCAAGGCCATTGACATTTTTCTCATGGGctgctttgtctttgtctttctggCATTGCTGGAGTATGCCTTTGTCAACTACATCTTCTTTGGCCGTGGTCCTCACTTGCAGAAGAAGGTAGCAGAAAAGGCTGCCAAAACCAACAATGAGAATAGGAGCAGAATGGAGAGCAACAAAGTGCAGGTGGGGAGAATATATTGTGCA GGCAATTGC AAAACTAATTTAGTAAAGTATGGCAACTTCCCTCAGGTTGATGCTCATGGCAACATCCTCCTGACCAACCTAACCAGTGAGATGAGTGGAGCAGATATGATGGGAGCTTTCCACGACCCTCGGGCTACCATGTTCTCTTACGACAGTGCCAGCATACAGTACCGTAAGCCCATGACCAGCCGAGACCTGTACGGACGACCGGCCATTGATCGGCCAATAGGCCATAAGAAGGGCCGCTTGAGGAGAAGGGCCTCACAGCTCAAAGTCAAGATCCCTGACCTAACGGATGTCAATGCCATAGACAAGTGGTCCCGTGTTGTCTTCCCAATCGCATTCACCTTCTTCAACCTGGTCTACTGGCTTTACTATGTCCAGTAG